In a genomic window of Diabrotica undecimpunctata isolate CICGRU chromosome 2, icDiaUnde3, whole genome shotgun sequence:
- the LOC140434498 gene encoding transmembrane protein 256 homolog has translation MGFNDMVNYIVYDNPISKSTMSFLSGKNFSTASTPPSVTIITEKTPLWKLAAEHGPFIKIAGVMGASAVALNAYGAHRSYPKDQADELKKIFETANKIHFIHSVAILGVPMCRYPMVVGGLIVTGTTLFSGTLYYHAFTGDKKLSGLAPIGGTLLILGWLSMVIWMTCIL, from the exons ATGGGCTTCAATGATATggtaaattatattgtttacgaTAATCCAATTTCTAAATCTACGATGTCATTTTTATCG GGTAAAAATTTTTCAACTGCTTCCACTCCCCCTTCAGTTACCATTATCACAGAGAAGACTCCTTTATGGAAGTTGGCTGCAGAACATGGCCCTTTTATCAAAATCGCTGGGGTTATGGGGGCCTCTGCTGTAGCATTAAATGCTTATGGAGCCCATAGGTCATATCCTAAAGATCAGGCTGAtgaactaaaaaaaatttttgagacTGCAAACAAAATTCATTTTATCCACAGTGTAGCTATTTTGGGAGTTCCCATGTGCAGATATCCAATGGTG GTTGGAGGATTGATAGTAACAGGCACAACATTATTCTCAGGAACATTGTATTATCACGCCTTTACTGGAGATAAAAAACTATCAGGTCTTGCACCAATTGGAGGAACTTTGTTAATATTAGGATGGCTATCTATG GTTATATGGATGACATGCATCCTGTGA